A part of Bacteroidales bacterium genomic DNA contains:
- a CDS encoding enoyl-CoA hydratase/isomerase family protein — MQYISLTTKDRIGYITLNRPEKRNALNAQLIDELKQAVKLAENDNNAKIIILKAEGKAFCAGADLEYLQSLQTNSYDENLKDSENLMELFRMIYISKKVFIAQVEGHAVAGGAGLATVCDFIFSVPEAKYGYTEVSIGFVPAIVSVFLIRKIGEAKAKDLLLTGKIITASQAKEMNIFNKVINKDEIKKTVFNFAQELINNTSEESLKLTKQLINKVQDTDYNSALKYAAKINAESRATNDCKKGIAAFLNKEKIKW; from the coding sequence ATGCAATATATTTCTCTTACAACTAAAGACCGAATCGGATACATTACTCTAAACCGTCCCGAAAAGAGAAATGCACTTAATGCTCAATTAATTGATGAATTAAAACAAGCAGTTAAACTTGCCGAAAATGATAATAATGCAAAAATTATTATTCTGAAAGCCGAAGGCAAAGCCTTTTGTGCCGGAGCAGATCTTGAATATCTTCAAAGCTTGCAAACAAATTCTTATGATGAAAATCTTAAAGATTCAGAGAATTTAATGGAATTATTCCGGATGATATATATTTCAAAAAAAGTTTTTATCGCACAAGTTGAAGGACATGCTGTTGCAGGCGGTGCAGGCCTTGCAACGGTTTGCGATTTTATTTTCTCTGTTCCGGAAGCAAAATACGGCTATACGGAAGTATCCATTGGTTTTGTTCCGGCAATTGTAAGTGTTTTTTTAATTAGGAAAATTGGTGAAGCCAAAGCAAAAGATTTACTTCTTACCGGAAAAATAATCACTGCATCACAAGCAAAAGAGATGAATATTTTCAATAAGGTAATTAATAAAGATGAGATTAAAAAAACAGTATTTAACTTTGCTCAAGAACTCATAAATAACACTTCCGAAGAATCTTTAAAACTTACTAAACAATTGATTAACAAAGTTCAAGATACAGATTATAATTCAGCATTAAAATATGCGGCAAAGATTAATGCAGAAAGCAGAGCAACAAATGATTGTAAAAAAGGTATTGCTGCTTTTCTGAATAAAGAAAAAATAAAATGGTAA